One window from the genome of Fimbriimonadia bacterium encodes:
- the clpB gene encoding ATP-dependent chaperone ClpB, with product MRFDKLTLKAQEALQSAQGIAEARHHQEIGAAHLLVALLQQPEGAVRPVLQKMGVLPDSLLAQVNTELERQPQVHGVAAGGHIGEDLRKAMEAAFDEAEKLGDEYVGTELLLLGLVTETSSAVGKLLRASGVEREALLEAIRQVRGGERVIDQSPEEKYQALEKYGRDLTDAARKGKLDPVIGRDDEIRRVVQVLSRRTKNNPVLIGEPGVGKTAIVEGLAQRIVAGDVPETLKDKNVVALDMGALIAGAKYRGEFEDRLKAVLNEIKKAEGRIILFIDEMHTLVGAGRAEGSMDAANLLKPMLARGELRCVGATTLDEYRKHVEKDAALERRFQPVFVGEPSVEDTIAILRGLKERYEVHHGVRITNSAIVAAATLSDRYISDRFLPDKAIDLMDEAASRLRMEIDSMPVEIDELVRRVRSLEIEREALKKEEDQRSKERLEALERELVELREKQSALTAQWQSEKEVITRIRELKTQLEEAKAEEVAAEREGNLSRAAELRYGRLLELQAQLDAEQDRLAQLQQTSRMLKEEVDEEDIAEVVAKWTGIPVTRLIESEIQKLLKMEDRLRERVVGQDRAVRVVSDAVRRSRSGLADPNRPIGSFMFLGPTGVGKTELAKALAEFLFDDERNMVRIDMSEYQEKHTVARLIGAPPGYVGYEEGGQLTEAVRRRPHSVILLDEIEKAHPEVFNVLLQVLDDGRLTDGQGRTVDFKNTVLIMTSNVGSHLYGDAPMGSVEDVWPRVQEALRQAFRPEFLNRIDEIVLFNGLGVEEIKRIVDLQLRLVRERLHDRRVELDVTDAARSELAARGYDPTYGARPLKRVIQREILNPLAEKVLSGEVRDGQTVTVDLRDGTFTFEAAYTAEPV from the coding sequence ATGAGATTCGACAAGCTAACCCTCAAAGCCCAGGAAGCCTTGCAGAGCGCGCAGGGCATCGCCGAGGCACGCCATCACCAAGAGATTGGCGCCGCCCACTTGTTGGTTGCCTTGCTGCAGCAGCCCGAGGGCGCGGTTCGTCCCGTGCTGCAGAAAATGGGTGTCCTGCCGGATTCCCTGCTCGCTCAGGTCAACACAGAACTGGAGCGTCAACCCCAGGTGCACGGTGTGGCTGCGGGCGGACATATTGGCGAAGACCTGCGAAAAGCGATGGAGGCAGCCTTTGACGAGGCCGAAAAGTTGGGTGACGAGTACGTCGGCACCGAGCTGCTGCTGCTGGGCCTCGTGACCGAAACCAGTTCAGCCGTTGGCAAGCTACTGCGGGCTTCGGGGGTAGAGCGAGAAGCACTGCTCGAGGCCATTCGGCAGGTGCGAGGCGGCGAACGCGTCATCGACCAGTCCCCCGAAGAGAAGTATCAGGCGCTGGAGAAGTATGGGCGTGACCTGACGGATGCGGCGCGAAAGGGCAAGCTGGACCCGGTCATCGGCAGAGACGACGAGATCCGCCGCGTTGTGCAAGTGCTGTCCCGACGAACGAAGAACAACCCGGTACTCATCGGCGAGCCGGGCGTGGGCAAGACTGCCATCGTCGAAGGTCTCGCCCAGCGCATCGTGGCGGGTGATGTACCCGAGACGCTGAAGGATAAAAACGTCGTTGCCCTAGACATGGGCGCCCTGATTGCGGGTGCGAAGTACCGCGGGGAGTTCGAAGACCGCCTCAAGGCCGTTCTGAACGAGATCAAGAAAGCCGAGGGGCGTATCATCCTCTTCATTGACGAGATGCATACCCTGGTCGGGGCGGGCCGGGCCGAGGGCTCCATGGACGCCGCGAACCTGCTGAAGCCTATGCTGGCTCGTGGCGAACTGCGCTGTGTCGGCGCCACGACCCTCGACGAGTACCGTAAGCACGTCGAGAAGGACGCCGCACTCGAACGCCGCTTCCAACCGGTGTTCGTTGGAGAACCGAGCGTCGAAGACACGATCGCCATTCTGCGCGGGCTGAAGGAGCGGTACGAGGTGCACCACGGCGTGCGCATCACTAACAGCGCTATCGTGGCAGCCGCCACGCTCTCCGACCGGTACATCTCGGATCGCTTCCTGCCCGACAAAGCGATTGACCTGATGGACGAAGCCGCGTCCCGTCTTCGCATGGAGATCGACTCGATGCCGGTGGAGATCGACGAACTAGTGCGTCGTGTGCGCTCGCTCGAGATCGAGCGCGAGGCGCTCAAGAAGGAAGAGGATCAGCGTAGCAAGGAGCGGCTCGAGGCGTTGGAGCGGGAACTGGTGGAGCTCCGTGAAAAGCAATCGGCGCTCACCGCCCAGTGGCAAAGCGAGAAGGAAGTGATTACGCGAATCCGCGAGCTGAAAACTCAACTCGAAGAGGCCAAAGCCGAAGAGGTGGCTGCCGAGCGTGAAGGGAATCTCAGCCGCGCAGCCGAGCTTCGCTATGGCCGTCTCCTGGAACTGCAGGCACAACTCGACGCCGAGCAGGACCGGTTGGCACAGCTTCAGCAGACTTCACGGATGCTGAAAGAAGAGGTGGACGAAGAGGACATCGCCGAGGTGGTCGCCAAGTGGACTGGCATCCCGGTCACCCGCCTCATCGAGTCCGAGATCCAGAAGTTGCTCAAAATGGAAGACCGCCTGCGTGAACGCGTGGTGGGTCAGGACAGGGCCGTACGCGTCGTCTCCGATGCTGTGCGACGGAGTCGCAGCGGCCTAGCCGATCCCAACCGACCGATTGGCTCGTTCATGTTCCTCGGGCCGACGGGAGTAGGGAAGACGGAGCTTGCCAAAGCGCTTGCGGAGTTCCTGTTCGATGACGAGCGAAACATGGTTCGCATCGATATGTCGGAGTACCAGGAAAAGCACACGGTAGCACGCCTCATCGGCGCCCCGCCCGGTTATGTGGGTTACGAAGAGGGCGGGCAGCTCACCGAGGCCGTCCGCAGGCGCCCACACAGTGTGATCCTGCTCGACGAGATAGAGAAGGCTCACCCAGAGGTGTTCAACGTGCTGTTGCAGGTTCTGGACGACGGACGATTGACCGATGGTCAGGGCCGCACGGTGGACTTCAAGAACACGGTACTGATTATGACGAGCAATGTCGGTTCGCACCTGTATGGGGATGCTCCGATGGGCAGCGTGGAGGACGTGTGGCCGCGAGTCCAAGAGGCACTGCGTCAGGCATTTCGTCCGGAGTTCCTGAATCGAATAGACGAGATCGTGCTGTTCAACGGTTTGGGGGTCGAGGAGATCAAGCGCATCGTGGACCTGCAACTGCGTCTGGTGCGCGAGCGCCTACATGATCGCCGGGTCGAACTCGATGTTACCGACGCCGCACGTTCGGAGTTGGCTGCCCGCGGCTACGACCCCACCTACGGCGCCCGCCCGCTTAAGCGTGTGATTCAGCGCGAGATCCTGAACCCGCTAGCGGAGAAGGTGCTATCCGGCGAAGTGCGCGACGGTCAGACGGTGACCGTTGACTTGCGCGATGGCACGTTCACCTTCGAAGCCGCCTACACCGCCGAGCCGGTATAG